From a region of the Coprococcus comes ATCC 27758 genome:
- a CDS encoding epoxyqueuosine reductase QueH: MQKKNYQKELDKKIELIVSEKKVPRLFLHSCCAPCSSYVLEYLSEYFEITVFYYNPNIFPEAEFEKRIHEQEKLIRELPAKHTIHFQAGNYDSEKFYEMAKGLEMIPEGGERCFRCYELRLREAARFAKEGRYDYFTTTLSISPLKNAQKLNEIGERLAGEYGVAYLVSDFKKRNGYKRSTELSKIYGLYRQDYCGCIYSKNQREREKKLREEEESSVKS; the protein is encoded by the coding sequence ATGCAGAAAAAGAATTACCAGAAAGAACTGGATAAAAAGATAGAACTGATCGTATCGGAAAAGAAGGTTCCACGACTGTTCCTTCACAGCTGTTGTGCACCATGCAGCAGTTATGTGCTGGAATATCTGTCGGAATATTTTGAGATTACGGTTTTTTATTACAATCCGAATATTTTCCCGGAGGCGGAATTTGAAAAACGGATCCACGAACAGGAGAAGCTGATCCGTGAGCTTCCGGCGAAACATACGATCCATTTTCAGGCGGGAAATTATGACAGTGAAAAATTTTACGAGATGGCGAAGGGACTGGAGATGATTCCGGAAGGTGGAGAGCGGTGCTTCAGGTGTTATGAGCTCAGACTCCGGGAAGCTGCGAGATTTGCAAAAGAAGGCAGATATGATTATTTCACCACAACCCTTTCCATCAGTCCGCTGAAAAATGCACAGAAGCTGAATGAGATTGGTGAGCGGCTTGCCGGGGAATATGGAGTGGCTTATCTGGTTTCGGATTTTAAAAAGAGAAATGGATATAAGCGTTCAACCGAGCTGTCAAAGATTTACGGACTTTACCGCCAGGACTATTGTGGCTGTATTTATTCCAAAAATCAGAGAGAACGGGAAAAGAAACTTCGGGAGGAAGAGGAAAGTTCTGTGAAAAGTTAA
- a CDS encoding P-loop NTPase has product MKKIAVYGKGGIGKSTTVSNLAVALAEKGYKVMQIGCDPKADSTIQLRHGKEIPTVLEMFQQKKQNLKLEDMVTVGYAGVVCVEAGGPTPGLGCAGRGIITALEKLEETGAYETYQPDIVLYDVLGDVVCGGFSMPMRKGYADQVFIITSGENMAIHAGANIAMAVENFRNRGYASLGGIILNKREVPREEEKVRELAGDFHTQIIGQLDRSELVMEAEEAGKVLLEYAPDSQMAEEYRKLADQILAVCGEERPC; this is encoded by the coding sequence ATGAAAAAGATAGCAGTGTACGGAAAAGGCGGGATCGGAAAATCCACAACTGTATCCAATCTTGCGGTGGCACTTGCCGAAAAAGGATACAAGGTCATGCAGATCGGCTGTGATCCGAAGGCGGATTCGACCATCCAGCTCCGACACGGAAAGGAGATTCCAACCGTACTGGAAATGTTCCAACAGAAGAAACAGAATCTAAAACTGGAAGATATGGTTACGGTTGGCTATGCAGGTGTGGTCTGTGTAGAAGCAGGTGGACCGACACCGGGACTTGGATGTGCAGGACGCGGGATTATCACCGCCCTTGAGAAGCTGGAAGAAACCGGTGCTTATGAGACCTACCAGCCGGATATCGTGTTATATGATGTACTTGGTGATGTAGTCTGCGGTGGCTTTTCCATGCCAATGCGAAAAGGCTATGCGGATCAGGTATTCATCATCACATCCGGTGAAAATATGGCGATCCATGCCGGGGCCAATATTGCAATGGCAGTAGAGAATTTCAGGAACCGGGGATATGCTTCCCTTGGCGGTATTATTTTAAATAAAAGAGAGGTTCCGAGAGAGGAAGAAAAGGTGCGGGAGCTTGCAGGGGATTTTCACACGCAGATCATTGGACAGCTTGACCGGAGCGAACTTGTGATGGAAGCAGAAGAAGCCGGTAAGGTTCTGCTGGAATACGCACCGGATTCTCAGATGGCAGAGGAATACCGGAAGCTGGCAGATCAGATCCTTGCAGTGTGCGGAGAGGAGAGACCATGTTAA
- a CDS encoding HypC/HybG/HupF family hydrogenase formation chaperone, whose protein sequence is MCVGLSAKVVKISNGTAVVDAGGAKREVSSKLLENLEPGDYVMVHAGVAIAKITDEDESETDQLMEELL, encoded by the coding sequence ATGTGTGTTGGATTATCAGCAAAAGTTGTAAAAATCAGTAACGGAACCGCCGTCGTTGACGCAGGCGGTGCAAAAAGAGAGGTTTCATCCAAGCTCTTGGAGAATCTGGAACCAGGTGATTACGTCATGGTCCACGCCGGAGTTGCGATCGCAAAGATCACCGATGAAGATGAAAGCGAGACCGATCAGCTTATGGAGGAACTGCTGTAA
- the hypD gene encoding hydrogenase formation protein HypD has protein sequence MEEQKKRTAREIIENYDGPAVRIMEVCGTHTHEIFRLGIRKLLPKQVELISGPGCPVCVTPVSFIDEAIYLALEKQVTICTFGDLVRVPGSQMSLAGAREKGAKIHIVYSPADAEKYAKDHPEEQVTFLSVGFETTTPAGCLSVKQAKEDEISNYSLLVANKTMPGAYEALKGSADVFLYPGHVNAITGTELCEELVKEGVSGVVAGFTAKELLTALAVALVRFQEGKPFFVNCYPRVVTREGSREAQRLVNELMEGCDSEWRGLGIIPGSGMQLREEWEAYDARKKYNMPKIEGKANPACRCGDVLQGKCKPSDCKVFGKVCTPQHPVGACMVSGEGACSAYYMYDTRG, from the coding sequence ATGGAAGAACAAAAGAAACGAACAGCCAGAGAGATCATAGAAAATTATGACGGACCGGCAGTGCGGATCATGGAAGTATGCGGAACCCATACCCATGAAATTTTCCGTCTGGGGATCCGAAAACTTTTACCAAAGCAGGTAGAACTGATCTCAGGACCGGGATGCCCGGTCTGCGTAACACCGGTCAGCTTTATTGATGAAGCAATTTATCTGGCGTTGGAGAAGCAGGTGACGATCTGTACATTTGGTGATCTGGTCCGCGTACCGGGAAGTCAGATGAGCCTTGCCGGAGCAAGAGAAAAAGGAGCAAAGATCCATATCGTTTATTCACCGGCAGATGCGGAAAAATATGCGAAAGATCATCCGGAAGAACAGGTGACATTTTTATCCGTTGGGTTTGAGACAACGACACCTGCAGGATGCCTTTCGGTTAAACAGGCAAAGGAAGATGAAATTTCCAATTATTCTCTTCTGGTTGCCAATAAGACGATGCCGGGAGCTTACGAGGCACTCAAAGGCAGTGCGGATGTATTTTTATATCCGGGACACGTCAATGCAATCACGGGGACCGAACTTTGTGAGGAACTGGTAAAAGAAGGAGTCAGCGGTGTGGTAGCAGGATTTACGGCAAAAGAACTGCTCACAGCACTTGCGGTCGCACTGGTACGCTTCCAGGAAGGAAAGCCGTTCTTCGTAAACTGCTATCCGAGAGTTGTCACCAGAGAAGGAAGCCGTGAGGCACAGAGGCTGGTGAATGAACTGATGGAAGGATGCGACAGCGAGTGGAGAGGTCTTGGAATCATTCCGGGATCCGGTATGCAGCTGAGAGAAGAATGGGAAGCATACGATGCCAGAAAGAAATACAATATGCCAAAGATCGAAGGAAAAGCAAATCCGGCATGCCGCTGCGGAGATGTACTGCAGGGAAAATGCAAACCGTCCGACTGCAAGGTGTTTGGCAAGGTATGTACACCGCAGCACCCGGTAGGAGCCTGCATGGTATCCGGCGAGGGCGCATGCTCGGCTTACTATATGTATGATACCAGGGGATAA
- a CDS encoding TM1266 family iron-only hydrogenase system putative regulator, which translates to MDTRVAVISIIVENPAAIEELNHYLHEAGEYIIGRMGIPYREKGINIISIAIDAPQDMISALSGKIGRLNGVSTKTAYSNVITKAEEKAE; encoded by the coding sequence ATGGACACCAGAGTAGCAGTCATTTCAATTATTGTGGAGAATCCTGCCGCGATTGAGGAACTGAACCATTACCTGCATGAAGCAGGAGAGTATATCATTGGAAGAATGGGAATTCCGTACCGGGAGAAGGGAATTAATATCATCAGCATCGCCATTGATGCACCGCAAGATATGATCAGTGCTTTGTCAGGGAAGATCGGGCGTCTGAATGGGGTATCCACAAAAACGGCGTACTCGAACGTCATTACGAAAGCGGAGGAAAAAGCGGAATGA
- a CDS encoding ABC transporter permease: MNELSKNQLHYLNMRRRHKRIVAVSRVSILLAFLFLWEFAANTGLIDSFIFSSPSRIALCFLEMTGDGSIFRHIGVTLYETLVSFVLVIFFSLFVTVLLWLFRKLSEILEPYLVVLNSLPKSALAPLLIVWLGANRTTIIIAGMSVAIFGSILNLYSEFSEVDPDKIMLIYTLHGNRLHALSKVVIPSCIPAIISTMKVNIGLCLVGVIIGEFIGGREGLGYMIIYGSQVFKLDWLLMSICILCVIAMLLYALIGLIEKWYLCRCKIS; this comes from the coding sequence ATGAATGAACTTTCAAAAAACCAGCTACATTACCTGAATATGCGGCGCCGACATAAACGGATCGTTGCCGTTTCCAGAGTCTCCATCCTGCTTGCCTTTCTCTTCCTCTGGGAATTTGCCGCAAATACAGGACTCATCGACTCCTTCATCTTCAGCAGCCCCTCCCGGATTGCCCTGTGTTTTCTGGAAATGACCGGTGACGGCAGTATTTTCCGCCATATCGGAGTAACCCTTTACGAAACTCTGGTCAGTTTTGTTCTGGTAATCTTCTTCAGCCTTTTTGTCACCGTCCTTCTCTGGCTCTTCCGGAAGCTTTCGGAAATCCTGGAGCCTTATCTGGTCGTCCTGAACAGTCTGCCAAAATCTGCGCTTGCTCCGCTTCTCATTGTCTGGCTCGGCGCAAACCGCACAACTATCATCATTGCCGGAATGTCTGTTGCAATCTTCGGGAGCATACTGAACCTCTATTCCGAATTTTCCGAAGTAGACCCAGATAAAATCATGCTCATCTACACTCTTCACGGAAACCGGCTCCATGCTCTCTCCAAGGTAGTGATCCCAAGCTGCATTCCGGCGATCATCAGCACCATGAAGGTCAATATCGGGCTCTGTCTGGTGGGCGTGATCATCGGAGAATTTATCGGCGGCAGGGAAGGACTTGGCTATATGATCATCTACGGCAGTCAGGTCTTCAAGCTCGACTGGCTGCTGATGAGCATCTGCATCCTCTGCGTGATCGCCATGCTGCTCTATGCTCTGATCGGACTGATCGAGAAGTGGTATCTTTGCCGGTGTAAGATTTCCTGA
- the hypE gene encoding hydrogenase expression/formation protein HypE, with protein sequence MENKMDNQTVTMAHGAGGKQTSELIDKVFAAHFANPDLTADDAAVLTPPVGKMAVSTDGFIVSPAFFPGGNIGKLSICGTVNDLACMGAKPLYLTCAFVIEEGFPMEKLEEIAAAMEKTAKEAGVRIVSGDTKVAGKGQVDGVFITTTGMGQIEDGVKVGGELAQPGDAIIVTGDVGRHGCTILLAREDFGIEADVTSDCAPLWHTVEEVINATHDLHVIRDATRGGVGTVLYEIAGQSNVGIRLNAEKVPVAPEVKGVCGMLGLEPLYLACEGRMVIMAPKAEAEKIVEVLHKCPYSQNAAIIGEVTAEQPGKVVMTTEIGTQALLPQPGGELLPRIC encoded by the coding sequence ATGGAAAATAAAATGGACAACCAGACAGTAACTATGGCACACGGAGCCGGCGGAAAGCAGACTTCAGAGTTGATCGATAAAGTATTTGCAGCACATTTTGCCAATCCGGACCTGACTGCGGATGATGCGGCAGTTCTTACACCACCAGTCGGAAAGATGGCAGTATCTACGGATGGATTTATTGTATCTCCGGCATTCTTCCCAGGAGGAAATATCGGAAAGCTTTCCATCTGCGGAACAGTTAATGACCTTGCATGTATGGGAGCAAAACCACTTTATCTGACTTGTGCATTTGTAATTGAAGAAGGATTTCCGATGGAAAAACTGGAAGAGATTGCAGCAGCAATGGAGAAAACGGCAAAAGAAGCCGGTGTCCGTATTGTATCCGGAGATACCAAGGTAGCAGGAAAGGGACAGGTAGACGGTGTATTTATCACAACAACCGGAATGGGACAGATCGAGGACGGCGTAAAAGTCGGAGGAGAACTGGCACAGCCGGGAGACGCGATCATTGTGACCGGAGATGTGGGACGCCATGGTTGTACGATCCTTCTTGCAAGAGAAGACTTCGGAATCGAAGCGGATGTGACCAGTGACTGTGCACCACTATGGCATACTGTAGAAGAAGTGATAAATGCAACACATGATCTGCATGTCATCCGTGATGCGACAAGAGGTGGAGTTGGAACAGTACTTTATGAGATTGCGGGACAAAGTAATGTTGGAATCCGTCTGAATGCTGAAAAAGTTCCGGTTGCACCGGAAGTGAAGGGAGTCTGCGGAATGCTTGGACTGGAGCCACTTTACCTTGCATGTGAAGGAAGAATGGTCATTATGGCACCAAAAGCAGAGGCAGAAAAGATTGTAGAAGTACTGCACAAATGTCCGTATTCACAGAATGCGGCAATTATCGGAGAAGTAACTGCAGAGCAGCCGGGGAAAGTAGTCATGACTACAGAAATCGGAACGCAGGCACTTCTTCCACAGCCGGGCGGAGAATTGCTGCCACGTATCTGCTAA
- a CDS encoding prepilin peptidase yields MELTGGVSMTGCAIVYGCGKMGVISLRGAVFFIYLGILFVIALVDWHIQMIYDRFHIMILILAVLDFMLYPEMGIATRLTGMGIISVPMLVLALAIPGAFGGGDIKLMSVSGLLIGGASMICAMCIGIITGGAYVTLMLVRKRLNKTDQFAFGPFLAFGLATAIFLGDKMAVWYLQFGAV; encoded by the coding sequence GTGGAATTAACAGGTGGAGTATCCATGACCGGTTGTGCGATTGTATATGGTTGCGGGAAAATGGGTGTGATTTCACTAAGAGGCGCAGTTTTTTTTATATATTTGGGAATACTGTTTGTGATTGCCTTGGTTGACTGGCATATACAGATGATTTATGATCGATTTCATATTATGATCTTGATACTTGCGGTTTTGGACTTTATGCTTTATCCGGAGATGGGAATTGCTACAAGACTGACCGGTATGGGAATCATATCAGTGCCGATGCTGGTGCTGGCACTTGCAATTCCAGGGGCTTTCGGAGGCGGAGATATCAAGCTGATGTCGGTAAGCGGATTGCTTATTGGTGGCGCGTCAATGATATGTGCAATGTGTATTGGGATTATAACAGGAGGTGCTTATGTGACACTGATGCTGGTACGAAAGAGGCTGAATAAAACAGATCAGTTTGCGTTTGGACCATTTCTTGCGTTTGGACTTGCAACTGCAATTTTTCTGGGAGATAAGATGGCAGTGTGGTATCTGCAGTTTGGGGCGGTATAG
- a CDS encoding ABC transporter ATP-binding protein: protein MQYALELKNVHYAYHTLEGETYALKDITFSVREGEFIALVGPSGCGKSTLLHLIAGLLTPEKGLIKINGSYHPDNTSGIGYMLQKDELLEWRTIYQNVLLGLEIQHALTARSRALARVLLTQYGLNAFANAKPSELSGGMRQRAALIRTLVLKPDIMLLDEPFSALDYQTRLNVSDDIGQIIKKEKKTAILVTHDLAEAISLADRILVLTSRPATIGQTVNVSFSDPGLSPLARRNAPEFKTYFNLIWKELNPDE, encoded by the coding sequence ATGCAATATGCACTGGAACTGAAAAACGTTCATTATGCTTACCATACACTGGAAGGAGAAACCTACGCCCTGAAAGACATCACCTTTTCGGTCCGCGAAGGGGAATTTATTGCTCTGGTCGGTCCCTCCGGGTGCGGAAAATCTACACTGCTCCACCTGATTGCGGGTCTTCTCACCCCGGAAAAAGGTCTCATCAAAATAAACGGCAGCTATCATCCGGACAATACTTCCGGCATCGGATATATGCTGCAAAAGGATGAACTTCTTGAGTGGCGTACCATCTATCAGAACGTTCTTCTCGGTCTCGAGATTCAGCATGCACTGACTGCCCGTTCCCGCGCACTGGCAAGAGTCCTTCTTACACAATACGGCCTGAATGCCTTTGCAAATGCAAAACCATCCGAACTTTCCGGAGGAATGCGCCAGAGAGCCGCGCTGATCCGCACGCTGGTCCTGAAGCCGGATATCATGCTTTTGGATGAACCCTTTTCTGCCTTGGATTATCAGACCCGATTAAATGTCAGTGATGATATCGGGCAGATTATCAAAAAAGAGAAAAAAACAGCGATCCTTGTCACCCATGACCTTGCCGAAGCGATCAGTCTTGCTGACCGGATCCTTGTTCTCACAAGCCGTCCGGCAACCATCGGGCAAACGGTCAATGTTTCCTTTTCTGATCCGGGACTTTCCCCGCTTGCCCGCCGCAATGCCCCGGAATTTAAGACTTATTTCAATCTGATCTGGAAGGAGCTGAACCCGGATGAATGA
- a CDS encoding nitrogenase component 1 codes for MLKRVGHPVDEKGAAVAIKDATFPVPFAPGLEFNSPVHGNWNIVHTGMLMPEARQIYVCADNCMRGVVLTAAEMNAADRFSFVIVKEENLLNGNLEDITIEGVTDVLNKLEEKPKAVLLFTVCLHHFLGCDLERVYQELEERFPKITFIRCYMDPIMQKHGPTPDQKLRKAIYEPLPKRKADEKAVSFLGSDFVLEKNADLKRIVRAHQGIFRELPGCKSWEDYLALSEGKLFISSYPPSKYGAEALSERLKRPYLYLPGSFDYEEITAQLENFCQTMGYGKLEETISVEGEIDACEKALEKAHEVIGDTAVAIDYLYHPRPLGLAKLLLTHGFRVIRIYLDSISPEEKAEFEWLKEHAPDLQLIATIQVKMRVLPRTSDEKILAIGQKAAWFTGSPYFVNMVQGDGLYGFDGIRRTAELMAEAFTEEKDTEDLVVRKGWGCESCI; via the coding sequence ATGTTAAAACGGGTAGGACATCCGGTGGATGAAAAAGGCGCGGCAGTAGCCATCAAGGATGCCACATTTCCGGTTCCATTTGCACCGGGGCTTGAATTTAACTCGCCGGTTCACGGCAACTGGAACATCGTACATACCGGAATGCTGATGCCGGAGGCAAGACAGATCTATGTCTGTGCAGATAACTGCATGCGAGGTGTGGTGCTGACAGCGGCGGAAATGAATGCGGCTGACCGGTTTTCCTTTGTGATCGTAAAAGAAGAGAATCTGTTAAATGGAAATCTGGAGGACATCACCATCGAAGGCGTGACGGATGTGCTGAATAAGTTGGAAGAAAAACCGAAAGCAGTTCTTTTATTTACCGTCTGTCTGCATCATTTTCTGGGATGCGATCTGGAACGGGTGTATCAGGAACTGGAAGAGAGGTTCCCAAAGATTACATTTATCCGCTGTTATATGGATCCGATCATGCAGAAGCATGGACCGACACCGGATCAGAAGCTGAGAAAAGCGATTTATGAGCCACTTCCAAAGCGAAAAGCAGATGAAAAAGCTGTGAGTTTTCTCGGCAGTGATTTCGTACTGGAAAAAAATGCAGATCTGAAACGAATCGTCCGGGCACATCAGGGAATCTTCCGGGAACTGCCGGGATGTAAAAGCTGGGAAGACTATCTGGCACTTTCCGAAGGGAAACTTTTTATATCTTCTTATCCACCATCTAAGTATGGTGCGGAAGCGCTTTCAGAGCGTCTGAAACGACCATACCTGTATCTGCCGGGCAGCTTTGATTATGAAGAGATCACAGCACAGCTGGAAAATTTTTGCCAGACAATGGGCTATGGAAAGCTGGAGGAAACGATTTCAGTAGAAGGGGAAATTGATGCCTGTGAAAAGGCACTGGAAAAGGCGCATGAGGTGATCGGAGACACTGCGGTTGCCATTGATTATCTGTACCATCCACGTCCACTGGGACTTGCAAAGCTTCTGCTTACTCATGGCTTCCGGGTAATACGGATCTATCTGGATTCCATCAGTCCGGAAGAAAAAGCAGAATTTGAGTGGCTGAAGGAGCATGCACCGGATCTGCAGTTGATTGCAACGATCCAGGTGAAAATGCGTGTGCTTCCGAGAACATCGGATGAAAAAATACTGGCGATCGGACAGAAGGCGGCATGGTTTACAGGAAGTCCGTATTTTGTCAATATGGTACAGGGCGACGGCCTTTACGGATTTGACGGGATCCGCAGGACGGCAGAGCTTATGGCCGAAGCATTTACCGAAGAAAAAGACACGGAAGATCTGGTTGTGCGAAAAGGATGGGGGTGTGAAAGCTGTATATGA
- a CDS encoding IS3 family transposase translates to MRAILDLYDRRIVFFKISDHNDNPLVMDTFDEAVRQEVDAHPLVHSNRGFQYTSAQFYTKLKKHHMKQSMPRVAHCIDNGPMEGFWGILKREMYYKQRFNDRSSLITAIANYIDYYNNQRLQRKLHVMTPMKYHEQSTKAA, encoded by the coding sequence CTGCGTGCTATTTTAGATTTATATGATAGAAGGATTGTTTTCTTTAAAATCAGCGATCACAATGATAATCCATTAGTTATGGACACGTTTGATGAGGCTGTTCGTCAGGAGGTAGATGCACACCCATTAGTTCATTCTAATCGAGGCTTTCAATATACAAGCGCACAGTTTTATACTAAATTAAAAAAACATCATATGAAGCAGAGTATGCCTAGAGTTGCCCACTGTATTGACAATGGACCAATGGAAGGGTTTTGGGGAATTCTAAAACGAGAAATGTATTATAAACAGCGTTTTAATGACAGAAGCTCTTTGATTACTGCGATAGCTAATTACATAGATTACTACAACAACCAACGACTTCAAAGGAAACTGCATGTAATGACACCAATGAAATATCATGAGCAATCTACAAAAGCAGCATAA
- a CDS encoding nitrogenase component 1, whose protein sequence is MRQSYRIIPIYTSDVSGVCSALYELGGMTVMHDPSGCNSTYNTHDEIRWYDQDSLIYISGLTEIDAIMGNDEKFLDDIKEAARELHPKFIALAGSPIPYMNGTDFPALAQVLEEETGIPAFAVPTNGMHDYVYGAGIALEEIAKRFTGEKTGRIQARTVNLLGVTPLDFGPVSHVEVLKENLKACGWKVLSTWAMGDELDAFLQAGEAEVNLVVSSVGLRAAKVLEEKFGTPYVVGTPIGSYTERIAKALEEKEQIPYRKDRMQGEIEEIMEQKGNRNPASGEEIKKPEAAGRQKKVTLIGEPVTMESLAAGIEQKYGCPVEVLCPLEKTEGLLCRQDRWICGEEEMEEALKDAEIIVADPLYQPICPKYCMFYELPHIAFSGRIYLKRLPVLGQLI, encoded by the coding sequence ATGAGACAATCTTATCGAATCATACCAATTTATACATCGGATGTATCCGGTGTGTGTTCTGCACTTTATGAGCTTGGCGGCATGACAGTTATGCACGACCCGTCCGGATGCAATTCGACCTACAACACTCACGATGAGATCCGCTGGTACGATCAGGACAGTCTGATCTATATTTCCGGTCTGACAGAAATTGATGCGATCATGGGAAATGATGAAAAATTTCTGGATGATATCAAAGAGGCAGCAAGGGAGCTGCATCCGAAATTTATTGCCCTTGCAGGATCCCCAATTCCGTATATGAATGGAACCGATTTTCCGGCACTGGCACAGGTACTGGAAGAAGAAACCGGGATTCCTGCATTTGCAGTACCTACGAACGGAATGCATGATTATGTGTATGGGGCAGGAATTGCATTAGAGGAGATCGCGAAAAGATTTACCGGGGAAAAGACAGGACGGATTCAGGCACGCACCGTCAATCTGCTTGGTGTGACACCACTGGACTTTGGACCGGTATCTCATGTAGAGGTGCTGAAAGAGAACCTGAAAGCCTGTGGATGGAAGGTGCTGTCTACCTGGGCAATGGGAGATGAACTGGATGCATTTTTGCAGGCAGGAGAAGCAGAGGTGAATCTGGTGGTATCTTCGGTCGGGCTTCGTGCGGCGAAAGTACTGGAAGAAAAGTTCGGAACCCCGTATGTGGTTGGAACGCCGATTGGCTCTTATACAGAGCGGATTGCGAAAGCACTGGAAGAAAAAGAGCAGATACCATATCGAAAGGATCGGATGCAGGGTGAAATTGAAGAAATCATGGAGCAGAAGGGAAACAGAAATCCGGCATCGGGAGAAGAAATAAAGAAGCCTGAAGCGGCCGGCAGACAAAAGAAAGTGACTCTGATCGGAGAACCGGTGACCATGGAATCTCTGGCAGCAGGGATCGAACAGAAATATGGCTGTCCGGTGGAAGTTCTCTGCCCGCTGGAAAAAACAGAAGGTCTGCTTTGCAGACAGGACAGATGGATCTGTGGGGAAGAAGAAATGGAAGAAGCATTGAAAGATGCAGAAATCATTGTAGCGGATCCATTGTATCAGCCAATCTGTCCGAAGTATTGTATGTTTTATGAACTGCCGCATATTGCATTTTCCGGAAGAATTTATCTGAAAAGGCTTCCGGTGCTGGGACAACTGATTTAG
- a CDS encoding helix-turn-helix domain-containing protein, whose protein sequence is MFRKSKIEPVEKVKIVERYLSGEIGIRKVGKELGVDHHSIRNWISIYQYAGSTGLLNQPKNRSYSKDLKISAINDYLNGEGSLQDICTKYGIRSHRQLSDWIKVYNSGGILKTSTGGAYMKKAKNTTLDERLKIVTDCLANDKNYGAMALKYDCSYQQVRNWVIRYEKMGQAGLEDRRGRRIASLPSRTPEEELRDKIAELERRNLDLQMENDLLKKVRELERGRYL, encoded by the coding sequence ATGTTCAGAAAGAGTAAGATAGAACCAGTAGAAAAAGTAAAAATAGTCGAACGCTACCTTTCAGGAGAAATTGGCATACGGAAAGTAGGAAAAGAATTGGGAGTTGATCATCATAGTATTCGAAATTGGATTTCTATTTATCAGTATGCTGGATCAACTGGATTACTCAATCAACCGAAAAACAGATCTTATTCAAAAGATTTAAAAATATCTGCTATAAATGATTATCTTAACGGAGAAGGATCTCTTCAGGATATTTGCACAAAATACGGAATTCGTTCACACAGACAGCTTTCCGATTGGATTAAGGTGTATAATTCTGGTGGAATATTAAAAACCTCCACTGGAGGTGCTTACATGAAAAAAGCAAAGAACACTACACTTGATGAGAGATTAAAAATAGTAACAGATTGTCTTGCAAATGATAAGAATTATGGTGCAATGGCACTCAAATATGATTGTTCCTATCAACAAGTTCGCAATTGGGTAATACGATACGAAAAGATGGGTCAAGCGGGTCTGGAAGACAGACGTGGACGTCGTATAGCTTCTCTTCCAAGCAGAACACCTGAAGAAGAGTTACGTGATAAGATAGCTGAACTGGAAAGAAGAAATCTAGACTTACAAATGGAGAATGATCTGTTAAAAAAAGTCAGAGAACTGGAAAGGGGTCGCTATCTTTAA